In one Lolium rigidum isolate FL_2022 chromosome 3, APGP_CSIRO_Lrig_0.1, whole genome shotgun sequence genomic region, the following are encoded:
- the LOC124701804 gene encoding GDP-mannose transporter GONST3-like isoform X1 yields MASNRTGRFQMSNLSEPSREDGAADASVTLQKTGGWNNTWNTLMHHASVYGVAAGYCLSASLLSIINKWAITKFPYPGALTALQYLTSVAGVLLCGQLKLIEPDSLNLRTMWKFLPAAVMFYISIFTNSELLMHANVDTFIVFRSAVPIFVAIGETLYLHQPCPSLKTWLSLSTILGGSVIYVFTDNQFTVTAYSWAIAYLASMSIDFVYIKHVVMTIGLNTWGLVLYNNLEALLLFPLELLIMGEFDQMKVDSSKMTNWLSFDVVLPVALSCLFGLSISFFGFSCRRAISATGFTVLGIVNKLLTVVINLLIWDKHASLVGTIGLLICMSGGVLYQQSTTKPKAPKIEPKEDIDEEGQKLLHMQPGHESSSK; encoded by the exons ATGGCTAGCAATCGGACTGGCCGGTTTCAG ATGTCTAATCTCTCAGAGCCCTCAAGAGAAGATGGTGCAGCTGATGCATCAGTTACTTTACAGAAAACTGGAGGGTGGAATAACACATGGAACACTCTTATGCACCACGCTTCAGTCTATGGCGTGGCTGCTGGTTATTGCCTGTCAGCATCTCTGTTGTCCATTATCAACAAATGGGCAATCACGAAGTTTCCTTACCCTGGAGCACTGACAGCTCTACAATACCTCACTAGTGTTGCTGGAGTTCTCCTATGTGGACAGCTAAAGCTTATTGAGCCTGATAGCCTGAATTTGAGAACCATGTGGAAGTTCTTGCCTGCTGCTGTTATGTTCTACATCTCCATCTTCACAAACAGTGAACTCTTGATGCATGCCAATGTGGACACTTTCATTGTCTTTCGCTCTGCTGTTCCAATATTTGTGGCCATTGGAGAGACGCTTTACCTTCACCAACCATGCCCATCATTGAAGACATGGCTCTCACTTTCCACTATACTTGGTGGGAGTGTGATCTATGTTTTCACCGACAACCAGTTCACTGTGACTGCTTACAGCTGGGCAATCGCCTATCTGGCGAGCATGTCTATCGATTTCGTGTACATCAAGCACGTGGTCATGACCATCGGGCTGAACACATGGGGCCTTGTGCTCTACAACAACCTTGAGGCTCTGCTGTTGTTTCCCCTAGAGCTCCTTATAATGGGAGAGTTTGATCAGATGAAGGTGGACAGCTCCAAGATGACTAACTGGCTATCTTTTGATGTTGTCCTTCCTGTTGCTCTGTCATGCCTGTTTGGACTATCAATATCTTTCTTCGGGTTCTCCTGCAGACGGGCCATATCAGCTACCGGATTTACGGTGCTCGGTATAGTGAACAAGCtcctgaccgtcgtgatcaatctGCTTATCTGGGACAAGCATGCGTCACTTGTGGGGACAATTGGCCTCTTGATATGCATGTCTGGTGGCGTTCTCTACCAGCAATCCACCACAAAACCGAAGGCTCCCAAGATTGAGCCCAAGGAAGACATTGACGAAGAGGGACAGAAGTTGCTGCATATGCAGCCAGGCCATGAGagcagttcaaagtaa
- the LOC124701804 gene encoding GDP-mannose transporter GONST3-like isoform X2: MSNLSEPSREDGAADASVTLQKTGGWNNTWNTLMHHASVYGVAAGYCLSASLLSIINKWAITKFPYPGALTALQYLTSVAGVLLCGQLKLIEPDSLNLRTMWKFLPAAVMFYISIFTNSELLMHANVDTFIVFRSAVPIFVAIGETLYLHQPCPSLKTWLSLSTILGGSVIYVFTDNQFTVTAYSWAIAYLASMSIDFVYIKHVVMTIGLNTWGLVLYNNLEALLLFPLELLIMGEFDQMKVDSSKMTNWLSFDVVLPVALSCLFGLSISFFGFSCRRAISATGFTVLGIVNKLLTVVINLLIWDKHASLVGTIGLLICMSGGVLYQQSTTKPKAPKIEPKEDIDEEGQKLLHMQPGHESSSK; the protein is encoded by the coding sequence ATGTCTAATCTCTCAGAGCCCTCAAGAGAAGATGGTGCAGCTGATGCATCAGTTACTTTACAGAAAACTGGAGGGTGGAATAACACATGGAACACTCTTATGCACCACGCTTCAGTCTATGGCGTGGCTGCTGGTTATTGCCTGTCAGCATCTCTGTTGTCCATTATCAACAAATGGGCAATCACGAAGTTTCCTTACCCTGGAGCACTGACAGCTCTACAATACCTCACTAGTGTTGCTGGAGTTCTCCTATGTGGACAGCTAAAGCTTATTGAGCCTGATAGCCTGAATTTGAGAACCATGTGGAAGTTCTTGCCTGCTGCTGTTATGTTCTACATCTCCATCTTCACAAACAGTGAACTCTTGATGCATGCCAATGTGGACACTTTCATTGTCTTTCGCTCTGCTGTTCCAATATTTGTGGCCATTGGAGAGACGCTTTACCTTCACCAACCATGCCCATCATTGAAGACATGGCTCTCACTTTCCACTATACTTGGTGGGAGTGTGATCTATGTTTTCACCGACAACCAGTTCACTGTGACTGCTTACAGCTGGGCAATCGCCTATCTGGCGAGCATGTCTATCGATTTCGTGTACATCAAGCACGTGGTCATGACCATCGGGCTGAACACATGGGGCCTTGTGCTCTACAACAACCTTGAGGCTCTGCTGTTGTTTCCCCTAGAGCTCCTTATAATGGGAGAGTTTGATCAGATGAAGGTGGACAGCTCCAAGATGACTAACTGGCTATCTTTTGATGTTGTCCTTCCTGTTGCTCTGTCATGCCTGTTTGGACTATCAATATCTTTCTTCGGGTTCTCCTGCAGACGGGCCATATCAGCTACCGGATTTACGGTGCTCGGTATAGTGAACAAGCtcctgaccgtcgtgatcaatctGCTTATCTGGGACAAGCATGCGTCACTTGTGGGGACAATTGGCCTCTTGATATGCATGTCTGGTGGCGTTCTCTACCAGCAATCCACCACAAAACCGAAGGCTCCCAAGATTGAGCCCAAGGAAGACATTGACGAAGAGGGACAGAAGTTGCTGCATATGCAGCCAGGCCATGAGagcagttcaaagtaa